A stretch of the Nicotiana tabacum cultivar K326 chromosome 6, ASM71507v2, whole genome shotgun sequence genome encodes the following:
- the LOC142181749 gene encoding uncharacterized protein LOC142181749 — protein MSNNNDNNKYTQHQENDAGDRTPLPSPRDSLRSILHKPELSGWLAKWAVELREHDITYQPRTAIKSQVLADFIADFSAEILPEFEKEALRTSPEQSDLWTLYSDGVSNATGSGLGLVLEVPMGEAIRQSVRYSEMTNNEAEYEAVIAGLKLALKYGVRRVILCCDSQLVVNQVTGTFQIKEHKLQKYQTEIHKLLPEFDECRFDQIPRALNIKADGLAKLVAATRNITKENVVTLPLVNRPSRAQTSNPPMCSLQLKNQIDQYKNQLDQQH, from the exons ATGTCGaataacaacgacaacaacaaatATACTCAACATCAGGAGAATGATGCAGGTGATAGGACACCACTTCCCTCACCGCGTGATTCTCTCAGGAGTATCCTACATAAACCCGAATTATCGGGTTGGctagccaaatgggccgtagaactGAGAGAGCACGATATAACATACCAACCGCGAACCGCAATAAAGTCGCAAGTGCTCGCTGACTTCATCGCCGATTTCAGCGCAGAAATACTACCTGAATTCGAGAAAGAAGCGCTTCGCACTTCACCTGAGCAATCCGACCTATGGACCCTCTACAGTGACGGTGTATCCAACGCGACAGGATCGGGACTGGGACTTGTGCTCGAGGTCCCAATGGGAGAAGCGATTCGTCAATCTGTACGATATTCTgaaatgactaacaatgaggccgagtatgaggccgtaattgcaggattAAAATTGGCCCTCAAGTATGGTGTTCGACGGGTCATCCTTTGCTGCGACTCTCAACTCGTTGTGAACCAGGTTACTGGGACTTTCCAAATTAAGGAACACAAGTTGCAGAAGTACCAAACCGAAATCCACAAACTGCTGCCAGAATTTGACGAATGTCGATTCGACCAAATACCCCGAGCACTGAACATCAAAGCAGATGGTCTCGCCAAGCTGGTAGCGGCAACCAGAAACATCACCAAGGAGAATGTGGTCACCCTTCCACTCGTCAATAGACCAAgtcgag CTCAAACTTCAAACCCACCGATGTGTAGTCTTCAGCTTAAGAACCAGATTGATCAGTATAAGAACCAGCTTGATCAGCAGCATTGA